The genomic stretch CTACTGTTACTACCTACTTGACGTAGATACGAGCGGAAAGTGGACACCCCACGGGCCAGCGTGCGCAAAGGTGACCTTGCGAGGGCTGCTCGAACCTATGGTTGTCAGTCAAGAAGTAGCTGCCATCAAATAGTCTCAACCGAGTAAGACAGTTTCTAACCTTGCATAGCGAGGCGGCGGCCCGTGTGGTCGCCGCCTCGTCGATGTTTTACCCCGGCCAGAAGTAGGGGCGATTCACGAATCGCCCTGGTCCAATCCGATCGGGCACCTTAAGGGCGGTTCACGAACCGCCCTTACACGACGTCGATGTCCTTTTATAGCCACATTTGGGACGCCAGGCTTGTCTGAAATTCATCGCGTGTCGCAGAACGTCGAGCGCTAATCTGCGGCTGGTTCCCTGAGTTTCGGGAGCTTCAGTGGTCTCCTGGATGAGAGCTTGGCGGCGATGTTCTCCCGCAATATGGCGTCGTAAACCTCTTTCCTATGCACGCTCAGCTCACGAGGCGCTCTGATGCCGATTCTGACCTCTTTTTGGCCGATGTCCACGACCATTATCTCGATCGTGTCCCCGATGATTATACTCTCATCGCGTTTTCTGGTGAGAACGAGCATCAGTATTGCTTGGCCTGTTCTTCTTCGGACAGGATCGGGTAACGAATTTCCAAAGAAGCGTTCTCAAGCACGACCTGTCGGCCAAGCCCCTCACGAGCGTTGATGACGACCGGTGCCCTGAGGTTCATCCTCATCTCGCGAGGGTCTTCGGGGACGACCACGATGGCGAGAACAATGCCGTCAGATACATCGGCCAGCTTCAGGTCATTGGCAACCTCTTGAGGCAGTCGAACGACGTAGTCAGGCTTCACACTGGCTGGATTGATCAGGAGAAAAGCAAGGTTCTCCTCGTCAACCGATTGGAGCCATGCGAAAGGGCTGTCCGGCTCGTGTGGGACAAGGATATACCCGTGGGATTGTGGGAAACCAAGTATCCCTTCCTCGAATCGGATGACGTCCTTCTGTTCAACCATGATCGTTGTCTTACGGTCGGCCTCAGTTCCAATTACAGTATTGGTTTTCATTTTCTCTCCACAAAGGCTAATTCCCGAGCGCATGCCAAATCCCTGATGGCCTTATCGTCTCTGGTGCGAACGATATTTAGGCCTTTCTCAGGATAAAAGCCTCTCGAGCGAGTCTCGATCCTTTGCGGCAATGAAATCCCCAATGCATAAAAAGTCCATGTCCGCGTTCAAGAACATCTTAACGGCGTCCTTGGGATAGCATACTATCGGATCACCCTTTTCATTGAAAGAAGTATTCAGGAGCATAGGGATGCCGGTCAGCTGCTTGAACTTCAGTATCAGCTCGCGAAAACGGCCAGGAGCGTCCGTGGCCACGGTCTGCACCCTGGCGCTCCCATCGATGTGCTTGACGGAGGGCACCCTCTCACCCATCCCATCCTTGAAGGTGAAGTTCAGCGTCATAAAGGGACTCGCAGAGGGGTCCTCAAACCAATCAGGCATGTCCTCCT from bacterium encodes the following:
- the csrA gene encoding carbon storage regulator CsrA, which encodes MLVLTRKRDESIIIGDTIEIMVVDIGQKEVRIGIRAPRELSVHRKEVYDAILRENIAAKLSSRRPLKLPKLREPAAD
- the fliW gene encoding flagellar assembly protein FliW, which produces MKTNTVIGTEADRKTTIMVEQKDVIRFEEGILGFPQSHGYILVPHEPDSPFAWLQSVDEENLAFLLINPASVKPDYVVRLPQEVANDLKLADVSDGIVLAIVVVPEDPREMRMNLRAPVVINAREGLGRQVVLENASLEIRYPILSEEEQAKQY